In the Desulforhopalus sp. genome, one interval contains:
- a CDS encoding DUF4438 domain-containing protein, producing MKTNQVGAPRMNEKDLVMVTVMGQIAHPIGRPNPYRIGYDGVPRILPGTGGIAINQRVGNRCVGLAGDHIEPGVSLHNNNREIVGDKNGPNLALLTYCCVGNIAQVVTGPCAGKQGVVTGKHGGIEHLLIDFPTDVLRRLRIGDRVQIFSFGLGLHLPDHPRIQAMNCSPRLIRRWGVRADKQCLHVPVTHLVPAKVMGSGIGQNNAIRGDYDIQLFDPKTTRRFNLDTLRFGDFVAIIHSDSRFGRAFRHNAITIAVVVHGDSTISGHGPGAMALLTGDRRCLIPIRDRNANLAQVLRIRQLPPLRQFTPLIKLS from the coding sequence ATGAAGACAAACCAGGTGGGCGCACCGCGGATGAATGAAAAGGATCTGGTCATGGTCACCGTCATGGGACAGATCGCCCATCCCATCGGTCGCCCGAACCCCTACCGCATTGGTTATGACGGGGTGCCCCGCATTTTACCCGGTACCGGCGGCATCGCCATTAACCAGCGCGTCGGAAATCGCTGTGTCGGGCTTGCCGGCGACCATATCGAGCCCGGTGTATCGCTGCATAATAACAATCGTGAAATCGTCGGCGATAAAAACGGACCCAACCTGGCACTGCTCACCTACTGCTGCGTCGGCAACATCGCCCAGGTCGTCACTGGCCCCTGCGCCGGAAAGCAAGGGGTGGTGACAGGAAAGCACGGCGGCATTGAGCACCTCCTCATCGATTTTCCAACCGATGTGCTGCGGCGGCTGCGCATTGGCGACCGGGTGCAGATTTTCTCATTCGGGCTTGGGCTTCACTTGCCTGATCATCCGCGAATTCAGGCAATGAATTGTTCCCCCCGGCTGATCCGCAGGTGGGGCGTCCGCGCCGACAAGCAGTGTCTGCATGTTCCGGTGACCCATCTGGTCCCTGCCAAGGTCATGGGTTCGGGTATCGGCCAGAACAACGCGATTCGAGGGGATTATGATATTCAGCTCTTCGATCCTAAGACTACCCGCCGGTTCAATCTGGATACCCTTCGTTTCGGCGATTTTGTCGCCATTATTCATTCAGACTCACGCTTTGGCCGGGCGTTTCGTCATAATGCAATTACCATCGCCGTGGTTGTCCACGGCGACAGCACGATCAGCGGACATGGTCCGGGAGCGATGGCCCTGTTGACCGGAGATCGTCGCTGCCTCATTCCTATCAGGGACAGAAATGCAAATCTGGCGCAGGTGTTGCGGATCAGGCAGTTACCTCCGCTGCGTCAATTCACTCCGTTGATAAAGCTGAGTTGA
- a CDS encoding amino acid ABC transporter ATP-binding protein, with translation MIRLHRITKFFGTFKALNEVSLDIKTGDKVVVLGPSGSGKSTLLRTINRLESVDSGTIHVDGHNLYGEGEDINRIRMEVGMVFQSFNLFRHKTVLENLTLAPIKLKKMARDKAEALAMALLDKVGMGDRASHYPIQLSGGQQQRVAIARALAMEPKIMLFDEPTSALDPEMINEVLEVMITLAREGMTMVVVTHEMGFAREVADKVVFMDQGAIVEVASPSEFFTNPQNPRSQLFLKQILAPATR, from the coding sequence ATCATCCGTCTGCATCGCATCACCAAGTTCTTCGGCACCTTCAAGGCCTTGAATGAGGTAAGCCTCGACATCAAGACCGGCGACAAGGTTGTGGTGCTGGGCCCATCCGGATCAGGCAAATCGACCCTGCTCCGTACCATCAACCGCCTCGAATCAGTAGATTCCGGGACCATTCACGTCGATGGTCATAATCTGTACGGCGAAGGTGAGGACATCAACCGCATCCGCATGGAGGTGGGCATGGTCTTCCAGAGCTTTAACCTCTTTCGCCATAAGACGGTCCTGGAAAATCTCACCCTTGCCCCGATCAAGCTTAAAAAAATGGCCCGCGACAAGGCGGAAGCCCTGGCCATGGCCCTGCTCGACAAGGTCGGCATGGGCGATCGGGCCAGCCATTACCCCATTCAGCTCTCCGGCGGTCAACAGCAACGGGTAGCCATCGCCCGCGCCCTGGCCATGGAGCCGAAGATCATGCTCTTCGACGAGCCAACCTCGGCCCTCGACCCGGAGATGATCAACGAGGTGCTGGAGGTTATGATAACCCTGGCACGGGAGGGTATGACCATGGTGGTGGTCACCCACGAAATGGGCTTTGCCCGCGAGGTCGCCGACAAGGTGGTCTTTATGGACCAGGGGGCGATCGTTGAGGTGGCCTCGCCCAGCGAGTTTTTCACCAACCCGCAAAACCCCCGCAGCCAGCTCTTTCTCAAGCAGATCCTTGCTCCGGCAACACGGTGA
- a CDS encoding amino acid ABC transporter permease yields the protein MPDPGITKIDVGEGAAIPSPDDKGLVSAWWLALIGAIGLLIFLPWFKPDPYLNILRFVPDGIVITFEVTIFSISLAIVIGLLTGLGRISSNRFINLIASLYVEVVRGIPLLVQLFYIYYALGRFVRVPDLVAAVIAMSFCYGAYMGEVFRAGIKSIDYGQTEASLSLGFNRRQTMAYVILPQAWRTILPPVGNEFIALLKDTSLVSILAVADILRRGREYASESFNYFETYTMIALIYLLITLVLSKLISIMEHRLSHYERR from the coding sequence ATGCCTGACCCTGGAATCACCAAAATCGATGTCGGAGAAGGCGCAGCCATCCCCAGCCCGGATGACAAGGGCCTGGTTTCCGCCTGGTGGCTCGCCCTCATCGGCGCCATCGGCCTGCTCATCTTCCTGCCATGGTTCAAGCCGGATCCCTACCTCAACATCCTGCGCTTCGTTCCCGACGGCATCGTCATCACCTTCGAGGTGACGATCTTCTCCATCTCCCTGGCAATTGTCATTGGACTGCTGACCGGCCTGGGGCGAATTTCCAGCAACCGCTTCATCAACCTGATCGCCTCCCTGTATGTCGAGGTGGTCCGCGGCATTCCGCTCCTGGTGCAGCTCTTTTATATCTATTACGCCCTGGGCCGTTTTGTCCGGGTGCCGGACCTGGTGGCGGCGGTGATCGCCATGTCCTTTTGTTATGGGGCCTACATGGGCGAGGTCTTTCGCGCTGGCATCAAGTCCATCGATTATGGCCAGACGGAAGCATCCCTCTCTCTTGGTTTTAATCGCCGGCAGACCATGGCCTATGTCATTCTTCCCCAGGCCTGGCGGACCATTCTGCCACCGGTGGGCAACGAGTTCATCGCCCTGCTCAAGGACACCTCCCTGGTTTCGATCCTGGCGGTGGCTGACATCCTGCGGCGCGGCCGGGAGTATGCCTCGGAAAGCTTCAACTATTTCGAGACCTACACCATGATCGCCCTGATCTATCTCCTGATCACCCTCGTTTTGTCAAAACTCATCAGCATAATGGAGCACAGGTTGAGCCACTATGAACGCCGCTGA
- a CDS encoding LuxR C-terminal-related transcriptional regulator: MEFQLNGRKYRLISAQLSTADAEKDLSHLYAGELIIGTQRYHVLEAPRQAATLSDGAVRSLTKREIQIVVLVAEGLPNKQIAYKLNISEWTVSTHLRRIFAKLGVDSRAAMIYRSIEFLPSHI; the protein is encoded by the coding sequence ATGGAATTTCAATTAAATGGAAGAAAATATCGGCTAATATCAGCCCAACTGAGCACCGCTGATGCCGAAAAGGATCTTTCCCATCTTTACGCAGGTGAGCTCATTATTGGCACCCAGCGCTACCATGTTCTGGAAGCGCCGCGACAGGCAGCAACACTCTCCGATGGGGCTGTAAGATCCTTGACCAAGCGAGAGATCCAGATAGTCGTGCTTGTTGCCGAAGGTCTGCCAAACAAGCAAATCGCCTATAAGCTGAACATCAGCGAATGGACCGTATCCACTCATTTACGCCGTATTTTTGCCAAGTTAGGCGTCGATTCACGGGCCGCCATGATCTACCGGTCAATAGAGTTCCTGCCGTCGCACATTTAA
- a CDS encoding basic amino acid ABC transporter substrate-binding protein yields MITRLFTACLLLLALCKPAAAEPTIVFATDATWPPMEFVNDQKQVVGYSIAFMTAAGKEAGFTPVFKNTAWDGIFAGLEAKKYDAIVSSVSITEERQKKMDFSLPYFTVRQALIVDKASTAKSLADLKGQKVGGQIGTTGYFAIKAAAGVEAKSYDEVGLAMEDLNVGRIAAVVCDDPVAANYALDKYKEKLKIAAIIESGEAENYGIAVNKGNTATLELINKGIAAVKAKGLDKELKVKWIGQ; encoded by the coding sequence ATGATTACCAGATTATTTACCGCTTGCCTGCTGCTCCTGGCCCTGTGTAAACCGGCTGCAGCCGAACCGACCATCGTTTTCGCCACCGACGCCACCTGGCCTCCCATGGAGTTCGTCAACGATCAAAAACAGGTGGTTGGCTATTCCATCGCTTTCATGACCGCCGCCGGCAAGGAAGCAGGCTTTACTCCGGTCTTTAAGAACACTGCCTGGGACGGTATCTTTGCCGGACTGGAGGCAAAAAAATATGACGCCATCGTCAGTTCCGTTTCCATCACCGAAGAACGGCAAAAAAAGATGGATTTCAGCTTGCCCTACTTTACTGTCCGCCAGGCCCTGATCGTCGATAAGGCCTCAACAGCCAAAAGCCTTGCCGATCTGAAGGGGCAGAAAGTGGGCGGCCAAATCGGCACCACCGGCTATTTTGCCATCAAGGCCGCGGCCGGAGTCGAGGCCAAATCCTATGATGAGGTCGGCCTGGCGATGGAGGATTTGAATGTCGGCCGTATTGCCGCCGTGGTCTGTGATGATCCGGTAGCTGCCAACTATGCCCTGGATAAGTATAAGGAAAAACTGAAAATCGCCGCTATCATCGAATCCGGTGAGGCCGAGAATTACGGCATCGCCGTCAACAAGGGCAATACCGCTACCCTGGAGCTGATCAACAAGGGGATCGCCGCGGTCAAGGCCAAGGGGCTGGACAAAGAGCTCAAGGTAAAATGGATAGGCCAATAA